One genomic region from Trichoplusia ni isolate ovarian cell line Hi5 unplaced genomic scaffold, tn1 tig00002300, whole genome shotgun sequence encodes:
- the LOC113507520 gene encoding uncharacterized protein LOC113507520 has product MNRGRFLVNMVEEQDKENVTPSPINFTPQILEDDLKMSSSDELSSKKKYYISPIRSDESDIDDSNEDPNFLLLKKNKLPPKVVPPSSSSSSSSSSSSSSSSSNDSSSSDNEGEQADSRNANVSDNTTQNQKSRKRVRKPAKWKSTVAKQLRNSGKAYQSLSKFKKLVRERKLGPPCGEKCRLKCHEKMDELSRQQVFDAFWGLSNLERQREFIVRHSQKIKPKYRYSSTQNFRALNTAFHFDVNGSKIRVCKPFFKSTLDYKAIKTALSKKTEGVIQADFRGKHDHHPTIDPQIRQSVIDFINSIPRIESHYLRETTREFISSDKSLADIYRDYK; this is encoded by the coding sequence ATGAATCGTGGACGGTTTCTAGTAAATATGGTAGAAGAACAGGACAAAGAAAATGTGACTCCTAGTCCAATCAATTTTACACCACAAATCCTGGAAGATGACTTAAAGATGTCATCAAGTGATGAACTCTcatctaagaaaaaatattatatttcaccaATCCGGAGCGATGAAAGTGATATTGATGACTCCAATGAGGATCCCAATTTCCTATtgctcaaaaaaaataaactcccACCTAAAGTCGTACCTCCATCATCATCGAGTTCttccagcagcagcagcagcagcagctcGAGTTCATCGAATGATAGTAGTTCCTCAGATAACGAAGGTGAGCAAGCAGACTCTCGAAATGCCAATGTGTCTGATAATACTACCCAAAATCAAAAGAGCAGAAAGAGAGTACGCAAGCCAGCAAAGTGGAAGTCGACGGTGGCAAAACAGCTCAGAAATTCTGGAAAAGCCTACCAGTCTTTGTCCAAATTCAAGAAACTAGTCAGGGAAAGAAAACTTGGACCACCTTGCGGCGAAAAATGTCGGCTTAAATGCCACGAAAAGATGGACGAACTATCAAGGCAACAGGTCTTTGATGCATTTTGGGGACTCAGCAATCTTGAAAGGCAAAGAGAATTTATAGTACGGCACTCGCAAAAAATAAAGCCTAAATATCGTTATTCAAGTACACAAAATTTTAGGGCCCTTAATACTGCGTTTCATTTTGACGTTAATGGATCCAAAATAAGAGTATGCAAGCCATTCTTCAAATCCACTCTTGACTATAAAGCGATAAAAACAGCACTTTCCAAAAAAACAGAAGGAGTTATTCAAGCCGATTTTAGAGGAAAACATGACCATCACCCAACTATTGACCCACAAATTAGACAGAGcgttatagattttataaattctattcCTAGAATTGAATCTCACTACTTGAGGGAAACTACGAGAGAATTTATTTCAAGTGATAAATCACTAGCAGATATTTACAGGGACTATAAATGA